One Ostrea edulis chromosome 2, xbOstEdul1.1, whole genome shotgun sequence genomic region harbors:
- the LOC125680825 gene encoding eukaryotic translation initiation factor 1 isoform X1, with the protein MTTIDKSFGASFDPFKEASTDDSNAGVQESLIHIRIQQRNGRKTLTTVQGISTDYDLKKIVKACKKEFACNGTVVEHPEYGEVIQLQGDQRNHIKDFLRNIGIAREEQLKVMYLRQSCRGRLVIK; encoded by the exons ATGACCACTATCGACAAATCGTTTGGTGCTTCTTTTG ATCCATTCAAGGAAGCATCAACAGATGATTCAAATGCGGGTGTACAAGAAAGTTTAATACACATTAGAATCCAGCAAAGAAATGGGAGAAAGACGTTAACTACAGTACAAGGAATCTCGACAGACTATGACCTGAAAAAAATTGTCAAGGCTTGTAAAAAG gAATTTGCATGTAATGGTACTGTTGTGGAGCACCCAGAATATGGGGAGGTTATCCAGCTGCAGGGTGATCAAAGAAATCATATTAAAGACTTCCTGAGAAACATAGGAATTGCAAGAGAGGAGCAGTTAAAGGTAATGTATTTACGTCAGTCCTGTAGGGGCAGGCTGGTAATCAAGTAA
- the LOC125680825 gene encoding eukaryotic translation initiation factor 1 isoform X2 produces the protein MTTIDKSFGASFDPFKEASTDDSNAGVQESLIHIRIQQRNGRKTLTTVQGISTDYDLKKIVKACKKEFACNGTVVEHPEYGEVIQLQGDQRNHIKDFLRNIGIAREEQLKVHGF, from the exons ATGACCACTATCGACAAATCGTTTGGTGCTTCTTTTG ATCCATTCAAGGAAGCATCAACAGATGATTCAAATGCGGGTGTACAAGAAAGTTTAATACACATTAGAATCCAGCAAAGAAATGGGAGAAAGACGTTAACTACAGTACAAGGAATCTCGACAGACTATGACCTGAAAAAAATTGTCAAGGCTTGTAAAAAG gAATTTGCATGTAATGGTACTGTTGTGGAGCACCCAGAATATGGGGAGGTTATCCAGCTGCAGGGTGATCAAAGAAATCATATTAAAGACTTCCTGAGAAACATAGGAATTGCAAGAGAGGAGCAGTTAAAG GTTCATGGTTTCTAA